Proteins co-encoded in one Streptomyces sp. SLBN-31 genomic window:
- a CDS encoding sulfite exporter TauE/SafE family protein: MNCRRLFASGAAVLTAACALALVPSTGASAHPLGNFTVNRYDGLVAAPGELRVDHVEDLAEIPATQAKPDIARLGMAAWAKERCEKAARDSRAEADGHATTLTSVSATARLRPGQAGLHTLRVECRLTAPLPEGDTVSLGFHSAGASTGPGWREITARGDRMTLTATDVPKKSVSHELTTYPKELLSSPADTSSASLRVRAGGPALAADRQDAPAASVLPRGADRWTEALNNLVARHHLTAGFAALALLIAIVLGAMHALAPGHGKTLMAATAAARGGRARLKDVLPLAASVTVTHTLGVVALGLLVTAGSAATPSVIAWLGLASGVLVLAAGVNLVRRAWRNRAHGHAHHHRSPREAAPDRQLELVGAHGAPAPAEHGHHDHDHGPSHGHEHAHGHEHGHHHGDGHDHAHDHHHPHHSHEVEHTHGGFTHTHSTAPTLRGTLLLGFAGGMVPSPSAVVVLVGAAALGQAWFGLLLVVAYGVGLALTLTAAGFAVVKLGTGMSRVLDNRPRWTTHPLATLVRRSAPLASALVVVVLGAGLVLKGAASALG, from the coding sequence GTGAACTGCCGTCGTCTGTTCGCCTCCGGTGCCGCCGTCCTCACGGCGGCATGCGCGCTCGCGCTGGTTCCTTCCACCGGCGCGAGCGCGCACCCTCTCGGCAACTTCACGGTCAACCGCTACGACGGCCTCGTCGCCGCCCCGGGTGAGCTGCGCGTCGACCACGTCGAGGACCTCGCCGAGATCCCGGCGACCCAGGCCAAGCCCGACATCGCGCGGCTCGGCATGGCCGCATGGGCGAAGGAGCGGTGCGAGAAGGCGGCCAGGGACAGCAGGGCCGAGGCCGACGGCCACGCCACCACGCTCACCTCGGTGAGTGCCACAGCCCGGCTGCGGCCCGGCCAGGCGGGCCTGCACACCCTCCGCGTGGAGTGCCGGCTGACGGCACCGCTGCCCGAGGGCGACACGGTGAGCCTCGGCTTCCACAGCGCGGGCGCCTCCACCGGCCCCGGCTGGCGGGAGATCACGGCGCGCGGGGACCGGATGACGCTCACCGCGACGGACGTACCGAAGAAGTCCGTCTCGCACGAGCTCACCACGTACCCGAAGGAGCTGCTCTCCTCCCCCGCCGACACCTCCTCCGCCTCCCTGCGGGTGCGGGCCGGCGGGCCGGCCCTGGCCGCGGACCGGCAGGACGCACCCGCGGCCTCCGTGCTGCCCCGCGGTGCCGACCGCTGGACCGAGGCCCTGAACAACCTCGTCGCCCGCCACCACCTCACCGCCGGCTTCGCCGCGCTCGCCCTGCTGATCGCGATCGTGCTGGGCGCGATGCACGCGCTCGCCCCGGGCCACGGCAAGACCCTGATGGCGGCGACGGCGGCGGCCCGGGGCGGCAGGGCCCGCCTGAAGGACGTCCTGCCGCTGGCCGCCTCGGTGACCGTCACCCACACCCTGGGCGTGGTCGCCCTGGGCCTGCTGGTCACGGCCGGCTCGGCGGCCACGCCCTCGGTCATCGCCTGGCTGGGCCTGGCCAGCGGCGTCCTGGTGCTGGCGGCGGGCGTGAACCTCGTACGCCGAGCCTGGCGCAACCGCGCGCACGGACACGCGCACCACCACCGTTCCCCGCGAGAAGCCGCCCCGGATCGGCAGTTGGAGCTGGTGGGCGCCCACGGTGCCCCGGCCCCGGCCGAGCACGGCCACCACGATCACGATCACGGCCCCAGCCACGGGCACGAGCACGCGCACGGACACGAGCACGGGCACCACCACGGTGACGGTCACGACCACGCCCACGATCACCACCACCCCCACCACTCGCACGAGGTCGAGCACACCCACGGCGGCTTCACCCACACGCACTCCACCGCCCCCACCCTCCGCGGCACCCTCCTCCTCGGCTTCGCCGGCGGCATGGTGCCCAGCCCCTCCGCCGTCGTCGTCCTGGTCGGCGCCGCGGCCCTCGGCCAGGCGTGGTTCGGTCTGCTGCTCGTCGTCGCCTACGGCGTCGGGCTGGCGCTGACCCTCACCGCGGCCGGGTTCGCCGTCGTGAAGCTGGGTACGGGAATGAGTCGGGTGCTGGACAACCGTCCACGCTGGACCACGCATCCCCTGGCGACCCTGGTGCGCAGGAGCGCACCGCTGGCGTCCGCCCTGGTCGTGGTGGTCTTGGGGGCCGGTCTGGTCCTCAAGGGGGCGGCTTCGGCACTCGGATGA
- a CDS encoding ABC transporter permease: MSTVAYDGTALLGRQLRRMRNNPGLLILTQTMPISMLLFFGYVFGSALAVPGREYRSFLVPGLLVATAAGGIMTGMFQAAQDTHRGVMDRLRTLPISRSAVPLGQAVADLVVTAAGTVPFLLVGLAVGWRVEGGVFEAVGAVGLLLLFRFAATWIGIFLGLLTRNEEAAGQLGGATFLLPLLSSAYIPTAGLPGWLRTAAEWNPISAVATALRDLFGNAPVPTGGAWPVTHPIAGSLAWCLVLIAVFMPLAVRRYAYGGR, from the coding sequence ATGAGCACAGTGGCGTACGACGGGACGGCGCTGCTGGGACGGCAGCTGCGGCGGATGCGGAACAACCCGGGACTGCTGATCCTGACCCAGACGATGCCGATCAGCATGCTGCTGTTCTTCGGCTACGTCTTCGGCAGCGCGCTGGCGGTGCCGGGCCGCGAGTACCGGTCCTTCCTGGTGCCGGGGCTGCTGGTGGCGACCGCCGCGGGCGGGATCATGACCGGCATGTTCCAGGCGGCCCAGGACACGCACCGAGGTGTCATGGACCGGCTGCGGACGCTGCCGATCAGCAGGTCGGCCGTGCCGCTCGGACAGGCCGTGGCGGACCTGGTGGTGACGGCGGCCGGGACGGTGCCGTTCCTGCTGGTGGGGCTCGCGGTGGGCTGGCGCGTCGAGGGCGGAGTGTTCGAAGCGGTGGGAGCAGTGGGGCTGTTGCTGCTGTTCCGGTTCGCCGCGACGTGGATCGGCATCTTCCTCGGGCTGCTCACCCGGAACGAGGAGGCGGCCGGCCAGCTGGGCGGCGCGACCTTCCTGCTGCCGCTGCTGTCCAGCGCCTACATCCCGACCGCCGGTCTGCCCGGGTGGCTGCGTACGGCGGCCGAGTGGAACCCGATCAGTGCGGTCGCCACGGCACTGCGGGACCTGTTCGGCAACGCGCCGGTGCCGACGGGCGGCGCGTGGCCGGTGACGCATCCGATCGCCGGATCACTGGCGTGGTGCCTGGTGCTGATCGCGGTGTTCATGCCCCTCGCGGTGCGGAGGTACGCGTACGGGGGGCGGTGA
- a CDS encoding sigma-70 family RNA polymerase sigma factor, with protein sequence MEADELLVLVAGGDQKAFEELYGLVSGPVFGLVRRVVRDPAQSEEVAQEVLLELWRSAAKFDPGRGSALSWILTVAHRRAVDRVRSARAAVDREQREARRAHHPAFDHVTEEVEAGLEREWVRRCLDRLTALQRQSVTLAYYDGYTYREVAERLSLPLGTVKTRMRDGLTQLRKCLGGVA encoded by the coding sequence GTGGAGGCGGACGAGCTTCTGGTACTCGTGGCAGGCGGCGACCAGAAGGCATTCGAGGAGCTGTACGGCCTGGTGTCCGGTCCGGTGTTCGGACTGGTGCGCCGGGTGGTGCGGGATCCGGCGCAGTCGGAGGAGGTGGCGCAGGAGGTGCTGCTCGAACTGTGGCGGTCGGCGGCGAAGTTCGACCCCGGCCGCGGCAGCGCCCTGTCCTGGATCCTCACCGTGGCCCACCGCCGGGCCGTGGACCGGGTGCGCAGCGCCCGCGCGGCCGTCGACCGCGAGCAGCGCGAGGCCCGCCGGGCCCACCACCCTGCCTTCGACCACGTCACCGAGGAGGTCGAGGCGGGGCTCGAACGCGAGTGGGTGCGCCGCTGCCTGGACCGCCTCACCGCGCTGCAGCGCCAGTCCGTCACCCTCGCCTACTACGACGGCTACACGTACCGTGAAGTGGCCGAACGGCTCTCCCTGCCACTGGGGACCGTCAAGACCCGGATGCGCGATGGCCTGACCCAGCTGCGCAAGTGCCTGGGAGGTGTCGCATGA
- a CDS encoding DUF4331 domain-containing protein, protein MTTDSRSGAGRRGIATLIAGALAAGGLAAAGVATLEPGAASASSHREAPLISGQPQYDNTDLYAFVSPDKPDTTTIIANFIPFEDPAGGPNFFQFADDAQYDIHIDNNGDAQGELLLRYTFRTQTKNKKSFLYNTGVVSNLTDPDLNVTQTYDIDLVKLKHQKVVSKTRLADDIPVAPSNVGKASMPDYNKLREQAIYKLSNGGETFAGQADDPFFADLRVFDLLYGGNLSEVGRDTLKGYNVNSIALQLPTDMLTESKNQPVIGVWATTQRRNAQGYYEQVSRLGNPLVNEVVNPLKDKDKFNASSPWEDGQFLKNVTNPELPKLIESIYKIKAPSEPRNDLVDVFLKGVKGLNQPPYVKPAEELRLNTSIKPAASPKRLGVLDGDNAGFPNGRRLTDDVIDEALQVVEGELVGSKNDLGDAVNANDKGFGKYFPYLANPTAGSRGATAKGVSSGSDVKNQLGDALQPSGSGGMGNTGLIAASAGGGAAGIALIGAGLMWWRRMRSRVY, encoded by the coding sequence ATGACAACTGACTCCAGGAGCGGCGCGGGACGCAGGGGCATCGCGACCCTCATAGCTGGTGCGCTGGCCGCCGGCGGGCTCGCGGCCGCCGGCGTGGCCACGCTCGAACCGGGGGCGGCCTCCGCCTCCAGCCACCGGGAGGCCCCGCTCATCTCGGGGCAACCGCAGTACGACAACACGGACCTGTACGCGTTCGTCAGCCCGGACAAGCCGGACACGACGACGATCATCGCGAACTTCATCCCCTTCGAGGACCCGGCCGGCGGCCCGAACTTCTTCCAGTTCGCCGACGACGCCCAGTACGACATCCACATCGACAACAACGGTGACGCGCAGGGCGAACTGCTGCTGCGCTACACCTTCCGCACGCAGACGAAGAACAAGAAGTCGTTCCTCTACAACACGGGCGTGGTCAGCAACCTCACCGACCCCGACCTCAACGTCACGCAGACGTACGACATCGACCTGGTCAAGCTGAAGCACCAGAAGGTCGTGTCGAAGACCAGGCTCGCCGACGACATCCCGGTCGCCCCCTCGAACGTCGGCAAGGCGTCGATGCCCGACTACAACAAGCTGCGCGAGCAGGCGATCTACAAGCTCTCCAACGGCGGCGAGACCTTCGCCGGCCAGGCCGACGACCCGTTCTTCGCGGACCTGCGCGTCTTCGACCTGCTGTACGGCGGGAACCTCTCCGAGGTCGGCCGGGACACGCTCAAGGGCTACAACGTCAACTCCATCGCCCTGCAGCTGCCCACCGACATGCTCACCGAGTCCAAGAACCAGCCGGTGATCGGCGTCTGGGCGACGACTCAGCGCAGGAACGCCCAGGGCTACTACGAGCAGGTCTCCCGCCTGGGCAACCCGCTGGTCAACGAGGTCGTCAACCCACTGAAGGACAAGGACAAGTTCAACGCGTCCTCGCCGTGGGAGGACGGGCAGTTCCTGAAGAACGTGACCAACCCCGAGCTGCCGAAGCTCATCGAGTCGATCTACAAGATCAAGGCGCCGTCCGAGCCGCGCAACGACCTCGTCGACGTGTTCCTCAAGGGCGTCAAGGGCCTCAACCAGCCGCCGTACGTGAAGCCGGCGGAGGAGCTGCGCCTGAACACCTCGATCAAGCCGGCCGCCAGCCCCAAGCGGCTCGGTGTTCTCGACGGTGACAACGCGGGCTTCCCGAACGGCCGTCGCCTCACCGACGACGTGATCGACGAGGCCCTGCAGGTCGTGGAGGGCGAGCTGGTCGGGTCCAAGAACGACCTGGGCGACGCGGTGAACGCGAACGACAAGGGCTTCGGCAAGTACTTCCCGTACCTGGCCAACCCGACCGCCGGTTCCCGCGGTGCCACCGCCAAGGGCGTCAGCAGCGGCAGCGACGTCAAGAACCAGCTCGGCGACGCGCTGCAGCCGTCCGGCTCCGGCGGTATGGGCAACACGGGCCTGATCGCCGCCTCCGCGGGCGGCGGCGCGGCGGGCATCGCCCTGATCGGCGCCGGCCTGATGTGGTGGCGCCGGATGCGGAGCCGGGTCTACTAG
- a CDS encoding anti-sigma factor domain-containing protein has product MSLLDRMLRREDLHSLAAPYALDALEPAERVRFERHLRTCAGCAAEVRALSEDAVRLAWSTAAPPPAAMRDRVLAAVRATPQEPAPIPEHTPQLPPHVWGTQPPPARTRAPRERRPFFVPLATATAAAALVVASLFAVQARQTQDRLDAAQSQSREINHVLAAPDARATTGEDAQGRSIGVIASASRGQAIVTLSGYADPAGGRVHQLWLMRPHAQPRSLGLFKGGDTPLVATGLNKSAASLAVTVEPDGGSPRPTSQPIVQLALKSVGFGE; this is encoded by the coding sequence ATGAGTCTGCTCGACCGTATGCTCCGTCGCGAGGATCTGCACTCGCTCGCGGCGCCCTACGCGCTCGACGCGCTGGAGCCGGCCGAGCGGGTCCGCTTCGAACGGCACCTCAGGACGTGCGCCGGATGTGCCGCCGAGGTGCGCGCCCTGTCCGAGGACGCCGTCCGGCTCGCCTGGTCCACGGCCGCCCCGCCGCCGGCCGCGATGCGCGACCGGGTGCTGGCCGCCGTACGCGCGACCCCGCAGGAGCCGGCGCCGATTCCGGAGCACACCCCCCAACTTCCCCCGCACGTCTGGGGCACGCAGCCACCGCCGGCACGCACCCGTGCGCCCCGTGAGCGCCGCCCGTTCTTCGTCCCGCTCGCCACGGCGACGGCCGCCGCGGCCCTCGTGGTCGCCTCCCTCTTCGCCGTGCAGGCCAGGCAGACCCAGGACAGGCTGGACGCCGCGCAGTCCCAGTCACGTGAGATCAACCACGTTCTCGCAGCTCCCGACGCGCGCGCGACGACCGGTGAGGACGCTCAGGGCCGAAGTATCGGAGTGATCGCTTCCGCATCCCGCGGCCAGGCGATCGTCACCCTCAGCGGATACGCCGATCCGGCCGGCGGGCGGGTGCACCAGCTGTGGCTCATGCGCCCCCATGCCCAACCACGCTCCTTGGGCCTGTTCAAGGGCGGCGACACGCCCTTGGTCGCCACCGGTCTCAACAAGTCCGCCGCGTCACTCGCTGTGACCGTCGAACCCGACGGGGGCTCACCTCGGCCCACCAGCCAGCCCATTGTCCAACTCGCCCTGAAATCGGTCGGATTCGGAGAGTAA
- a CDS encoding ATP-binding cassette domain-containing protein — protein sequence MATTYAVLSEGLEKRFGEVHAVRGLDLAVAQGTVCGVLGPNGAGKTTAVRLLTTLLRPDAGSARIAGHDLVREAAAVRRSIGVTGQNASVDGDLTGRENLCLFGRLHRVRAPGQRAGELLDRFGLAEAADRPASSYSGGMRRRLDLAASLIRRPEVLFLDEPTTGLDPASRALIWDAVRELTGDGTTVLLTTQYLEEADRLADDIALVDRGRVAHTGSPAQFKALVGAYVEVVVADADVMVRAAAVLDRLTGAEPTFDPERGAVGAVTRDDTLTLPRLVRELDAAGVPLLDVSLRPPTLDEAFLRLTGTGTDEERAA from the coding sequence ATGGCAACTACGTACGCTGTACTTAGTGAAGGTCTGGAGAAGAGGTTCGGCGAGGTGCACGCGGTGCGCGGGCTGGATCTCGCGGTGGCCCAGGGCACGGTCTGCGGTGTCCTCGGGCCCAACGGGGCGGGCAAGACGACCGCCGTACGGCTGCTGACGACGCTGCTGCGGCCGGACGCCGGCTCGGCGCGGATCGCAGGGCACGACCTGGTGCGGGAGGCGGCGGCCGTACGCCGCAGCATCGGCGTCACCGGGCAGAACGCGTCGGTCGACGGCGATCTCACGGGCCGGGAGAACCTGTGCCTGTTCGGACGGCTGCACCGGGTGCGCGCGCCGGGGCAGCGGGCCGGCGAGCTCCTCGACCGGTTCGGGCTGGCCGAGGCCGCCGACCGGCCGGCGTCCTCCTACTCGGGCGGGATGCGCCGCCGGCTGGACCTCGCGGCGAGCCTGATCCGCCGTCCCGAGGTGCTGTTCCTGGACGAGCCGACGACCGGGCTCGACCCGGCCAGCCGCGCGCTGATCTGGGACGCCGTGCGCGAACTCACCGGCGACGGCACGACCGTGCTGCTGACCACGCAGTACCTGGAGGAGGCCGACCGGCTCGCGGACGACATAGCCCTGGTGGACCGGGGGCGGGTGGCGCACACGGGGTCGCCCGCGCAGTTCAAGGCGCTCGTCGGCGCGTATGTCGAGGTCGTCGTCGCCGACGCGGACGTGATGGTGCGGGCAGCCGCGGTCCTCGACCGGCTCACCGGTGCCGAGCCGACGTTCGACCCGGAGCGGGGCGCGGTCGGCGCGGTCACCCGCGACGACACGCTCACCCTGCCACGCCTGGTGCGCGAGCTGGACGCGGCGGGGGTGCCGCTGCTCGACGTTAGCCTGCGGCCGCCGACGCTGGACGAGGCCTTTCTCCGACTGACGGGGACCGGGACGGACGAGGAGCGCGCGGCATGA
- a CDS encoding lipopolysaccharide assembly protein LapB — translation MAPHTNDSEPDDRSAERGGTDSSSSAGLSGPVTEFLAPLEDVAEPESTETESTAAPDERVAAVRRVAAAGRRWRTAQLAGVAALLAIALTGGSIAYGAIRDHGGTTVAAAPNAMSPTLLNSGDIDSSIAALQTQLRAQPRDYGSWATLGLAYVEQARTKGDPSRYPQAEKALKRSLALRPGNEQAVTGQAALAAARHDFKNALKYADQVLAENPYSQNALSSRIDALVELGRYTDASKAADTADSRRPGVPVFTRYAYVHELRGDVKTARRVLEQALATSTTPGDISYVAAQLGQLAWNQGDYKTALTYYARALAADENYLPALEGRALAQYGSGDRAAAIEGMEQVVARYPLPQPLVQLGELYEDRGAEGDRAKAHDQYALVDAWIALARANGVNADLDTALAAADHGDGAAALRAARAEWARRHTVHTADALAWALHVNGKDAQALPYARQATATGYRNASFLYHRGMIERATGHAKDARTSLEAALKLNPGFSPLGSREARKALKSLEATK, via the coding sequence ATGGCCCCGCACACGAACGACAGCGAGCCGGACGACCGCTCCGCGGAAAGGGGCGGGACGGACAGTTCCTCGTCTGCGGGGTTGTCCGGGCCGGTCACGGAGTTCCTCGCGCCCCTTGAGGACGTCGCCGAACCGGAGTCGACGGAAACGGAGTCGACGGCCGCCCCCGACGAACGTGTCGCCGCAGTGCGCCGGGTCGCCGCCGCCGGCCGGCGCTGGCGAACGGCACAACTGGCGGGCGTGGCAGCTCTGTTGGCCATCGCGCTCACCGGCGGTTCCATCGCCTACGGCGCCATCCGGGACCACGGGGGAACCACCGTCGCCGCCGCGCCGAACGCCATGTCGCCGACGCTGCTGAACAGCGGGGACATCGACTCAAGCATCGCCGCCCTGCAGACCCAACTGCGGGCGCAGCCACGGGACTACGGAAGCTGGGCCACCCTCGGCCTCGCCTACGTGGAGCAGGCCCGCACCAAGGGCGACCCCTCCCGCTATCCGCAGGCCGAGAAGGCGCTGAAGCGCTCCCTGGCCCTGAGGCCCGGCAACGAGCAGGCCGTCACCGGACAGGCCGCCCTCGCCGCCGCCCGGCACGACTTCAAGAACGCCCTGAAGTACGCCGACCAGGTACTCGCGGAGAACCCCTACAGCCAGAACGCCCTCTCCTCCCGTATCGACGCCCTAGTCGAACTCGGCCGCTACACCGACGCGTCGAAGGCCGCCGACACCGCCGACTCGCGCCGCCCGGGCGTCCCGGTCTTCACCCGGTACGCGTACGTCCACGAACTGCGCGGAGACGTCAAGACGGCCCGCCGGGTCCTGGAGCAGGCCCTGGCCACCTCCACCACCCCCGGCGACATCTCCTACGTCGCCGCCCAGCTCGGTCAGCTCGCCTGGAACCAGGGCGACTACAAGACGGCACTCACCTACTACGCCCGCGCCCTCGCCGCCGACGAGAACTACCTCCCCGCGCTCGAGGGCCGCGCCCTCGCCCAGTACGGCAGCGGCGACCGGGCCGCCGCGATCGAGGGCATGGAGCAGGTCGTCGCCCGCTATCCGCTGCCGCAGCCGCTCGTCCAGCTCGGCGAGCTCTACGAGGACCGCGGCGCCGAGGGCGACCGGGCCAAGGCCCACGACCAGTACGCCCTCGTCGACGCCTGGATCGCCCTCGCCCGTGCCAACGGCGTCAACGCCGACCTCGACACCGCCCTCGCGGCCGCCGACCACGGCGACGGGGCCGCGGCCCTGCGTGCCGCCCGCGCCGAGTGGGCCCGCCGGCACACCGTGCACACCGCGGACGCCCTGGCCTGGGCGCTGCACGTCAACGGCAAGGACGCACAGGCTCTGCCCTACGCCAGGCAGGCCACCGCGACCGGCTACCGCAACGCCTCGTTCCTCTACCACCGAGGCATGATCGAACGCGCCACCGGCCACGCGAAGGACGCCCGCACCTCCCTGGAGGCGGCGCTGAAGCTGAACCCCGGCTTCTCGCCCCTGGGCTCCCGCGAGGCACGTAAGGCGCTCAAGAGCCTGGAGGCGACCAAGTGA
- a CDS encoding TetR/AcrR family transcriptional regulator, translated as MAGRAAVPEVIWARPERAGRGPRPAFTRADIAAAAVRIADEGGLDAVSMRHVAAELGCGTMSLYNYVPRKEDLYELMVDAVSAEHEEWEPSGDWRADMMRVARQTRELMHRHPWLPRLMSPVYGFSPNALRYLEHCLACLDPLEDMKYGMKMQLIGLLNGVVTMYVVNELATAERTRNLPWSEEQENAVRIAYLGSQVASGAYPRMAAAFMEDPGPIDLDAVFDMALARVLDGFDPER; from the coding sequence ATGGCGGGCCGAGCGGCGGTACCCGAAGTGATCTGGGCCCGGCCCGAGCGGGCGGGGCGCGGGCCGAGGCCGGCGTTCACGCGGGCCGACATCGCGGCGGCGGCGGTGAGAATCGCCGACGAGGGGGGCCTGGACGCGGTGTCGATGCGGCATGTCGCGGCCGAACTGGGCTGCGGCACGATGTCGCTGTACAACTACGTCCCCCGTAAGGAGGACCTGTACGAGCTGATGGTGGACGCGGTCAGCGCCGAGCACGAGGAGTGGGAGCCGTCGGGGGACTGGCGGGCCGACATGATGCGGGTGGCCCGGCAGACCCGTGAGCTGATGCACCGGCACCCGTGGCTGCCCCGTCTGATGTCGCCCGTTTACGGGTTCAGCCCCAACGCCCTGCGGTACCTGGAGCACTGCCTGGCCTGTCTGGACCCGCTCGAGGACATGAAGTACGGCATGAAGATGCAGCTGATCGGGCTGCTGAACGGTGTCGTGACGATGTACGTCGTCAACGAGCTGGCCACGGCCGAGCGGACCCGGAACCTGCCGTGGTCGGAGGAGCAGGAGAACGCGGTGCGGATCGCGTATCTGGGCAGTCAGGTCGCGAGCGGGGCGTATCCGCGCATGGCCGCGGCGTTCATGGAGGACCCGGGGCCGATCGACCTCGACGCGGTCTTCGACATGGCGCTGGCGAGGGTGCTCGACGGGTTCGACCCTGAGCGGTAG
- a CDS encoding type ISP restriction/modification enzyme, translated as MPSVTHDDAPPLADLMPWSVAPPRLGRGWPAGPDAASLKARWDVLLKADGPEREALFEPTRSRTLHSAVGQLPGQSSGTEKLLRAAGPCPEPVRVLHAPFDEQWLIPDHRLIDTARPELWRVADEHQVFVVETPSETGGSPLLATSRLPLLRPGRIRPLYRRPGGTEPNLTQGLLDHLGTRLGHPPTPPDALAWIMAVVRPDLTVPLTEDAELWSHGVELGRRLLWLMRRDGDRPRLPGGRRPYVRAPLPARPLTVDYDRDEETLLLDEGRISPVPPEAWDFEAAGVRVLEHWFTVRTAGAEPGTLSAIRPATWPQTWTSELLELITVLALLAELRPQQQELTVTSPITAADLRKAGVLPAPEAAHRPASVLDHHEEGPEGQFTLI; from the coding sequence ATGCCCAGCGTGACGCACGACGACGCTCCGCCGCTGGCGGACCTCATGCCGTGGTCCGTCGCACCGCCGCGGCTGGGCCGGGGGTGGCCGGCGGGCCCCGACGCCGCATCCCTGAAGGCCCGCTGGGACGTCCTGCTCAAGGCTGACGGACCGGAGCGGGAGGCCCTGTTCGAGCCGACGCGCTCACGCACGCTGCACTCCGCGGTGGGGCAACTCCCGGGCCAGTCGAGCGGCACGGAGAAGCTCCTGCGTGCGGCCGGCCCGTGCCCCGAGCCGGTGCGCGTCCTGCACGCCCCCTTCGACGAGCAGTGGCTGATCCCCGACCACCGCCTGATCGACACGGCCCGCCCCGAGCTGTGGCGCGTCGCGGACGAGCACCAGGTCTTCGTGGTCGAGACGCCCTCGGAGACGGGCGGTTCACCCCTGCTGGCCACGTCCCGCCTCCCGCTGCTGCGCCCCGGCCGCATCCGCCCCCTGTACCGCCGCCCAGGTGGTACGGAGCCCAATCTGACGCAGGGGCTGCTGGACCATCTGGGCACCCGCCTCGGCCATCCGCCCACCCCGCCGGACGCCCTCGCCTGGATCATGGCGGTCGTCCGGCCGGACCTGACCGTCCCGCTCACCGAGGACGCGGAACTCTGGTCGCACGGCGTCGAGTTGGGCCGTCGGCTGCTGTGGCTGATGCGCCGCGACGGCGACCGTCCCAGGCTGCCGGGCGGCCGCCGCCCGTACGTCCGCGCCCCGCTGCCCGCACGCCCGCTCACCGTCGACTACGACCGCGACGAGGAGACCCTGCTGCTCGACGAGGGCCGCATCTCCCCCGTACCGCCCGAGGCCTGGGACTTCGAGGCGGCGGGGGTACGGGTCCTGGAGCACTGGTTCACGGTCCGGACCGCGGGGGCCGAGCCCGGTACCCTGTCCGCGATCCGCCCGGCGACCTGGCCCCAGACCTGGACCTCGGAGCTGCTGGAACTGATCACGGTCCTGGCCCTGCTGGCGGAACTGCGGCCGCAGCAGCAGGAGTTGACGGTGACGTCGCCGATCACGGCAGCGGACCTGCGCAAGGCAGGCGTCCTCCCCGCCCCGGAGGCGGCACACCGACCGGCCTCGGTCCTGGACCACCACGAGGAGGGCCCCGAGGGCCAGTTCACCCTGATCTGA
- a CDS encoding GntR family transcriptional regulator, whose translation MTSFAPDSIVLNRKLPLWYQVSQSLRASILGRSPQDPLRLPTEEQLAEHYGVSVLTMRQALKELEDEGLITRHRRRGTFIEPDARRGTPVRLLGSVDAIVAQQSGMTTELLSHGSAPVPPELAEFFPEIDEVAAYHRLRSDEKTGEPTNHARNWVRPDVAARVDPADLVRWPMTKVLRDVVQADISRITDTVEARLADPETARLLQVPLLSPILHYTGVTYDAAGRVLDVAVIHYRGDRFSFTVTLDAT comes from the coding sequence GTGACCTCCTTCGCCCCGGACTCGATCGTCCTGAACCGCAAGTTGCCGCTCTGGTACCAGGTCTCGCAGTCCCTGCGGGCCTCGATACTCGGCCGTTCGCCCCAGGACCCCCTCCGCCTGCCCACCGAGGAACAGCTGGCGGAGCACTACGGGGTGAGCGTGCTGACCATGCGGCAGGCGTTGAAGGAGCTGGAGGACGAAGGGCTGATCACCCGGCACCGCCGCCGGGGCACCTTCATCGAGCCGGACGCCCGCCGGGGCACCCCGGTGCGGCTGCTGGGCTCGGTGGACGCGATCGTGGCCCAGCAGTCCGGCATGACGACCGAGCTGCTGTCGCACGGCAGCGCGCCCGTGCCGCCCGAACTCGCCGAGTTCTTCCCGGAGATCGACGAGGTGGCCGCGTACCACCGGCTGCGCAGCGACGAGAAGACCGGTGAGCCGACCAACCACGCCCGCAACTGGGTGCGTCCGGACGTGGCAGCGCGCGTCGACCCGGCGGACCTGGTGCGCTGGCCCATGACCAAGGTGCTGCGGGACGTCGTCCAGGCCGACATCAGCCGCATCACGGACACCGTCGAGGCCCGGCTGGCCGACCCCGAGACGGCCCGGCTGCTCCAAGTCCCGCTGCTCAGCCCGATCCTGCACTACACGGGGGTGACGTACGACGCCGCCGGACGGGTCCTGGACGTGGCGGTCATCCACTACCGCGGGGACCGCTTCTCCTTCACGGTGACTCTGGACGCCACGTGA